The Malus sylvestris chromosome 8, drMalSylv7.2, whole genome shotgun sequence genomic interval TGTAATAAACAAACGAAACAATAATGAAGAGATAAGAACAGGATGAGGAGTGTGAAAATCACTACCCGTGTTACAATCGGAGAACGTGACGGAATTTGGACTTCTTCATTTCTACTCCCTTCTAGAGAATTTAATGGGGCCTATATTTAGAATTGGGAGGTTAGGGGTTAGACTTTTGTTTCATATAATTCGtgtgttttgtttctttccCCATTTCGGTCGTTCTCGTTCACTACTGCATGTCTGTAATGTAGTACTCCAAAGTCCAACTGGCCATTCAAAGTCCTTTTCCTTATTAGCATCCTTCTAGTGACTGATGAGACCCAGCGTCCTTTTCCGCTTCCACTACGAGAAGTACCCTTCCCTACAAGGGAGGAAAAATATTGATCCGGTTGCTTACTAGTTGGTTGGTCCGACTATCTAACATCAACATGCATCGATGAATACGAACATGTTATTGACTATTGTCATGTTGGTCACATGATTGAAGTTATTAATACTTTGATTACATAATTGTCAGCGTGTTGTCAAGAAAATCATATATCGCAAGTAACTTATGATGGCCAAGCGATTTATCCCTAGTCTTCCTCCTACCATAGAGATTATCCTCTCTTAACACTTACACGTCACTTGTAGTGATGCATATAAAGGGAAGTATCTAGTGACGAGGAGTAGTTTTTGGTGTACTCGACAATAATCCTAAGAGCATGTCCAACAGAGATAGAATTGGGTAGCAAAGTTAAACTTGCCATGTCATGCAGGAAAATTGCATTTCCAGCGGTTGTAGTAACTCTCAACTATCTAACTGAAGAATTTACGGAGTCAGTTGATACTTCTTCATGTTAGCAAATTGAGTCTCGCAGtatattttcttcaaaagtATTGTTTAGTAAAGAGATTGTAAAGTGCCATAAAAGTGCCAAATGGATTCGCAAATGACACTTTTAAGAGAAAAACTAACTCGTTTGGAGATGCTGAATTCCAACAATTAATTTGCGAGTGATAACCAATGAATTAACATGGCTTTTGTTATAGAAGGACCTTCAGTTTCATCAAAACAAGGCATATCAAATCTCAGATACAACTTGAACATAAGAAGGcttgaaatatatacaaagGGGAACATATGGTCTCCTGCAAAAAGTAAACAAATGAAAAAATCTTTAGAAGGATATGAACCCTGTTTCTAAAATCTATCTTTGCTGATATTTATGGCACTGGTTAGTAACCTTATATATCGACCATGATATCAACATCGTATCATTGTTGATACTATGTAAATATCGGTGTCGATATATTACTAATATGTTGTCAATAAGCTCCTACGATATCGTGTGTGGGGATCTTCCACTACTCTCCAAGACAATCTCAAACAAATCAGCATCAGATTCCTCATCAAACTCCAGTTCGTGACTAGGGTTTCGGCTGCCCTTGGTTGTGCATCTGTTGAGCCACTGGGAGTCAATTGATCTGTCCATGGAGAAAAGCTCCATGCTATCTTCATAGAATGCAGCAGCAGAGGATCTCACAAGAGGGCCCACAAAGCAAGGGTTAGCTGTCCTCTGGGCATTGGCCGGGGCAAACTTGAAAGCACTTTGACCAAGGTTGACCAGGACAGTAATGTCAGTGTTTGCTGCTAGGGTTGGATAGAGAGGAGTGCCGAATTCCTCTGACTTGCAGTGGACCACGTGCACAAGCTCTGATTCCTCAGTGAAGTATACCTTCTTTTGTCTGGGATCAAACCCGCATCCAATCACTCTGTCTCTTTGTCCCCATGCTGCTTTTTCTGATTCAAACACAAGTTTAAtccctgaaaaaaaaaacccaagtccctaaaattaatcacATAAGCACAAGTGAATGcaatgttctaaaaatattttaaaaatttgaagtAAACTGCAAAAATTTGGAAGAATACTTGGCTACTTAATGATGAGTATGAATTCCTACTCAAAATCATCCGTGTTCGAATTACAGAGTTTTGTACTTATGATTAAaatcgttcatattataaatcactctatAAAGATTATCcctgcaaaaagaaaaaaaaagaattaaaactaagattCTTTAGTCAACATATTGTGGCAAATACATAGACGATCcgtaatgcttttaccaattCCGTTCATCTATTTTTATAGAGTTTGATGACTAAAGAccttagttttatttcattttttgtagACGCGATTTTTATggagtgatttataatataaattgtTCTAATCATAAACATGATTTTCTATGAATCTGAAATAAACAATTTTAAGTAAGAACTCCTACTCATCTTTTGAGTAGCCAAATATTATTCAAAATTGCAGGTGAAGTAAGGAATAGTGTTGCAACAAACACCTAATGCTCTATAATCTATTCTTCATTTTCATAATTGTTTCGTTCCTTACGGTAATGAAGTCATTTCTTCTTACTGCCAGTCCGACACATACATAAAGatatttattaaaagaaatgGCTTATGTACGATTCGAAATTCTACTTTCTCTACAGTGAAGAATGACTCCTTATACGTAAGaaactaagttttttttttgtatgtttatgttTTAGCAACAACTATAAACCTACTCAGATGAAACCAAGTACATGGCAGCATGTAATGGGTCCATACTGACATTAGTTTCCAAATTTCATGACATCCTGCTGCGCGTGAAGAGGTAATATGTTGGGTCACGTATATTAAGTTATTTTGTTCTTCTATGGTTAGATTAGTTCATCAGTCCTTCTAGGTAAAATATAAAGTCATCATGCCTTACTGTACaattattaataaaatattcagtTGAAAATGTAACGATTAAAGCGAGAATGTGAAAATCGCTACCCTTAATAATTTGCGCACTCATGATTTTTAACATAGGACAATGCACACTGCAAGCACACAGTGACATCAATGACAAAGACGAGGGAAATTCAAGAATTACCATCAAGATGGACAGAGCCATTGGAGCCGAATCCGATGCTTCCCGGATAACTTCCCGGCAGTTTGAGAGGAAGAGCGCCGCCGACGGAGAGTCCAATCGACAGCAACGCAGCTTCATTTTTAGCATGATGAATATCATCCTTAACTCTAATCTTCAACTCCTCAATTCTGCTAATGCTCTCACTACTACTCCTCACATGAACCAAAGAATCCGAACTCGAATTCTCATCGTATCTCTCCTGAATCAATTTAATCTTCTCTCCTTCCTTAACAATCGACTGACTTGTGTCATCGCCGTCGTGCGAACTCAAAATTGTGATCTCGAAATAAGCTTCTTGCGGGAAGGAATTGTTTCCAAGAGGAGGGCCCGGCAGAGGCAGAGCAGTTTTGATCACAGAGGCGGCAGCAGAAGCAGAACTAGAAGTGCTTAAATTAAGCACTTTTTTCAACCCAGGATTGAGTCGAATTTTCTGCATGAAATCGACTGATCCTTGACACACTTCCCAGCTTATCTCCGGCTCTGCCTCCCTAACTCGTTGATCGCCGGCCACGCACATCCCCAAAAGTCTCGACCTTGTCGAACCGGAAGATTGATAATTTGTGAAGCCGAATCGCGACCACCCGTTTTCCACAGCGTCCGTGATGGACGTCGGATGATTACCCCAGCTGAACAGCGGCTTTCCAGAAACCCCCCGGCGGTAATAGTTGTTCCCGGTCGACATGCTCTTGCTTGGTTGGTGGTGATGAAGCCTTGCAATTCCATCCTGCAGGCTCTGTGTTCTAACAACCGTCGTCGCTGCAGCCGCCGTTGTCATGCCGCCGCTGCCAGCATTTTGTTTACGTTTCTTGTAACAATTCCATCGCCATAATACGATCAAAACAACCACCGCAACAACTCCTGCGCTGACTGCAACCACCGCGGCATGCTTCAATCCGATCATGTGTTTCGATCTTCTCTCAAATGGGCTAACGAGAATTTTTGTGTTTTCggtaaaatattttcttattttttagggCGGAGACGTTTTAAGAAGAAGCGGAGGAGCCGGAAGGGAGAGGGCGTGGACTGACTTGGTTCAAGAAAGGCAGGgagaaggaggagaagaaagaaaggaaaattaatgggGTCAAAATGTGGGCATGGCATCTGTTGTAGGAGTAGAGAGACGGGCAAAACGTTTTTTCAAAGGCAGagacttttatttatttatttattaatttcgGAACAACTATATATCGTTCAAATTATCACATCACAAATGGTGAGAGGATAAATAGTTATACTTGAACAATTATGTATCGTTCAACTTATGACTTATTAATTTCGAAATATGCTCATAATATTGTACAACTAGTTATATGATAGGTTTTCTCAAATCTACCAATGCTTAGGATCTTAGGCGTATCATATCGCCAAGTATGAAGTGTGCCGGAAATAAGGACTAGTAGACCAAGTAtcaataataatacaattggttagattttttttttcaaatttccaacCGATTATGTTATTACAACTAGACCGTGTTCTtgacacactaaaaaatttctccaccaATTATATATGTTTATCTCATACGTGAATAGTCAGACATTATTCAAATCATGACTTTATCGTTTCTGTGTCTGAAATATGTTGGTATTTGTGTATAACCGGTAATACGATAAGTTTAATTTGTCGGCATAGAAAGCTGCTTAGGGTCGTATCATATGTGTTTGTGTTCATTAGCATGCTCTTCTAGAAAGCGAAAAGGTCAAAACTGTTTGCTGGGGAGGATTAATATTCTAGTAGTATTTTTGTCACTATTTTCTTGGCTGGTATATTTGGAGGAGAGGGGACATTTGAGGAGTTGGGTACCTGACGGGATGAGGCTGTTAAAATGAAGTTGGAAAAGAGTTAAACTGTATAAATTTGTAGCAGTTGGTAGTTAATTTGATTTTACTAACTTTATGCTTAGCATGGCTACAATATATGCTTATCCCCAAACTCAAAAGTTAAGCCACGTTTAAAAGGTTTAAACCAGAATGTAATTACAAAGGAGGAGAGATTTTACAGTGTACCAGCAATATGGCTTGGAACACcaagtgttataatacaagtggaaaagaattttttttagaagTTTCTATCCATTTATAATATGATATTGGATATACCGAACTATATTCTcaacacactaaaaaatctctcacaaATGAGGTACTTTATTTGTAATGGaattaaaattagaaagaaaagtcCACATAAAATAACATATTTGTCTCATTTTGTGGTtatttttggcttttgaaaaagGTTGGCAAGACTCCATAACCTCTATTAGAATGAGGTGACACCTCCTACTAGCCACTATCTTGTCTTTTGATCCAGCATGCATAATGGGGTAGTGGATTCAACATTCAACATGCATTGCACTAATTTGTATAATTGCATTTAATATTTATCGACCTcccctttttctttatttatacgTTGCACTTATTTGTATAAAAACTCGtttgaaaatacttttaaaataattgataacgtttttaataaaattgttttttggtttcaaaagcacttaaagtgttcTTCAAAattcacttgtatttttactttcaatcattttaaaagtacttccaaacgaGCCTTAATTGTACTTAAT includes:
- the LOC126633056 gene encoding uncharacterized protein LOC126633056, translated to MIGLKHAAVVAVSAGVVAVVVLIVLWRWNCYKKRKQNAGSGGMTTAAAATTVVRTQSLQDGIARLHHHQPSKSMSTGNNYYRRGVSGKPLFSWGNHPTSITDAVENGWSRFGFTNYQSSGSTRSRLLGMCVAGDQRVREAEPEISWEVCQGSVDFMQKIRLNPGLKKVLNLSTSSSASAAASVIKTALPLPGPPLGNNSFPQEAYFEITILSSHDGDDTSQSIVKEGEKIKLIQERYDENSSSDSLVHVRSSSESISRIEELKIRVKDDIHHAKNEAALLSIGLSVGGALPLKLPGSYPGSIGFGSNGSVHLDGIKLVFESEKAAWGQRDRVIGCGFDPRQKKVYFTEESELVHVVHCKSEEFGTPLYPTLAANTDITVLVNLGQSAFKFAPANAQRTANPCFVGPLVRSSAAAFYEDSMELFSMDRSIDSQWLNRCTTKGSRNPSHELEFDEESDADLFEIVLESSGRSPHTIS